Below is a window of Bombus pascuorum chromosome 16, iyBomPasc1.1, whole genome shotgun sequence DNA.
taataaatattacgtaaaagggTATGCGTTACTCGTGCAGTTGTATACTTTAACTTCATGATCACGATGTAGCGTGACATGCCATGCAGTACATATTATCGTGTCGACTACGAAATCGACTGGCACTACATCCAATCTTGCATCTCTCCTACCTCGTATCGCTGTTGCACATCCTTTGCCAATTAGCAGAAAGGAACCTGGTAACATTAAATTggtttagaaattatttgtaatttttgatTAGCTGAAATGTAATGTTAAATAGATAGGAATGAATTCTCGTATTAGTGAGCTACAACATACTTAAactataataatgataatctAGTGGAAAGCCTCACATTTAGCCACTCACAACCTAACCGATTAACTCCACTTTGTGAAATGTAAGGTGTATTGAGCAATTACTATTGaataatatctattaaaataCCTGTAATTCCAGAAATATTCTGTATCCAACCAGGATATGGTTCTTTCAGAGAAGCACCAATTATGCTTGGTCGTACTATCGCAACTGGCAGGTGTTTACTATTGCTTGCTACAATCTGCTCTGCTAAATTCTTACTGAATGTGTATGTATTTGGATAAGTTTTTAAAATGCTATTTTCTATTAGCTTTATCGAAGTTTCATCGAGTTTGTCACACATATTGATTACCGCTGGAGGATTCAAGTTCGTACTgcaaattcaataataagtGAACATATTCTGCACgatataattctaattataatattcgtaaaCCATGGAACTACGTTTgcgtataatttattcttacgTATAAACTTTTTCCTCAATCTCATCTAGGTTCGCATTACTATAAGCTGTGCTAACCGGATGCCTCAGTTCGTTCCAAAGTTCGATGACACGAGCGGTACCTTTTGTATTCACATTAACAGCCACGTGTAACGGCTCATTGAATCTCACAGTGGCCGCGGCGTGAAACACTATGTTTACTTTCTCTAACAACAGATTTCTATCGTCTTGCGAAAGACCTAAATCCGGCAGACTTACATCACCTTTCACGGGGTAAACTCTGCTCAAAACTGAGGGGTGTTTCGCTTTGATGCCATCGTAAATCTGAAGACGAAAAATTCCAGTAATGGAAGTTAATCAATTTGTCTCCTGACAGGCTTAAACTTTGAACGAAACAAGAATATATTTACGAACGGGATCATCCATGATCTTCTTAAATCGTTGTTctatcgtttcgttcgtttttgcACGAATTAGAATACAAATGGCAGCGATGCGTGGACATACGCGCATCAATTTTTCCAAGAGACCTGTTCCAAGGAAACCGGTTACTCCAGTCACAAGAATCCCACTACCAGCGTAGAATTCATCGAGAGTATTCAACCCTTTATTCATcgcattttcattttctttattgaCTGTATCCATGTTTCAGGATCTCCACAATTGCAGTCCCTGTTTGCCACTGAATTATCAAATAGTAAATTGGaaagtttttataataatatctaaaatttgttatagTTGTAATCTTCAgcttaacacgttcgtcgtcCAACCTGATTCGGCTAAATTTCTCGCGGGGCCCAATACCCGCCGATACGCAGAATGTAAATAGAGCGACAAGCATGAATTCATCATTTATTATCTTCGattgtttatcgccttcgattcattgtttatcCCCTTCGATTCATTATTTATCTCCTTAgattcattgtttatcgcctccgattcattgtaaagaaaagattattcatttctgaaatggagaaagcgatAAGCTTTCCAGTTAGAGTATTCGGAAGGATTTCATGGCGGACATCTCAcatctttcatttagtcgagaagcatacttgtgagacgtacatcagtgattttttcatcctcaaaatgttcagtaaagagcgtgaaaatatatttgaaagtgagaAGAGTAGCGATGATGAAGTCTATAACTATTGTTCGAAGTGCCCAAAATCACcccaaatgtgtttggaatgatttaacgaataccatgcgatatagaataatgaaatatattatccagaatataaattaataaaaagtatggtataatgtgtttttaatattgttatgttgtatatcctatatataatatcgtatatttaattaactcgaacaagaTGAGCGTCACGATACTTCGGTGACGGGGTCCCCACGGAAGTATACCCGTCGCATACATATGTGCAACGTgacgacgaacgtgttaaacaatcttttttatagttttctttagtttctctgttctttgttttatttgtatgtCGGATTCACATTATGATCAGAGTTGAAggcgtgtaatgaatattCTCTGCAATTAGCCATCGTTGTTATGCAATCGAGGTAATGTTGATTAGCACAAGTGCGAGTATTGCAGAATCGACAAGTAACCGCGGTGATTGGACACTAATAACAATggtcttaggttcgataacgaatctgCGGttaacgggataacgaatatactttcttcCTAAGTCCAAGTCGGATTCGTAGTTGAAATGTGAAGTATCCACTGGTCATAAAGACGTTGGTTTACTCGCTGACGAGATGACATGAGAATGTACTTTCCGTCGCGGtgatgctgcagaggaaaactatgatggaaatggacgttgctgttaattggctaatttctatgttggtggttagagaaagatgctagTCGCCCATAAGAGAAtgttgctagcgggaagcgtctTTCatgagaaaagcagatttccGTACCTTCCCGTAGTAGGTGACCGAGATACGGACtgttaggataaagactgtttgtcaatttgaaggaccttagttaactaaatcctttttttttatatatatattttcgtggaggaaatccgcacggacaccTGCCGCCTCTAAGGGGGAgggcggcgtggtagtgtcggaatccaaccgactaaaacctccacggaGACTGTCTCTACTGCGTCGAGGGGAGCCCGGGAACCGCAGCGGCgacacaccgggccccccTCCACGCAATATTCCGTCTATATTacgtctctccctctctcagAGGGCGTCCGGATTCCCAACCGGACTGTTTGGTATCTCCCGGGTGCTGGAAGGTCCAGCGCCTAACTTCATTCCCCTTCGGAGGTCGCTGCGGCTCTCCCGCACCCCATATAGGCGCGTCTATGGGTACCGCCGCGTCCCCTTCGGCCAATCCTCTCGGGATGGGAGGCCCGCTCCCTCTCCCGCTCCGCCGCcagttaactaaatcctaagataTATAGAAGAATCCTCAGCTAGCTGAACATATAtcgtgaatgatgcatcgacatctggcaTTCATCTTGCCtgaagaatagggtctgtgtgtggcgagccacgggaCAGAGACCGTTGAAATGTTTACCGTTATGTATCGGtacaactatttctttttaaggagagctatgcaATTCTATACTTCTGTTAGGTAAAATGCACATCCCGTGACCGCAGTtacgttcggcgactagttgtcgcctcgagcccaggCTCATTATAGCAAATCTCGGACAATTATAATCAGGTTAACTTATAAAGCACCTCGAGAATACTTAATGTATGTGACTTTTCTGTGCATCCGTGGACGGGACGAACACAGTGCGTGTGTGAAATCTGTATaaacattgtttatatatgctgttattcattaattacatATGAAGCAAGAGCACTCATATTTTcgatataccgttataaattTCAACGAGTAAACAGGTTTAATCTATAATCGATgatttttcttagaaaacGTCACGCAGAATGGATTACGATTTCGAGTTTCACGACCTCTTTTTCTATGACTTGTATGAGGGAAGCTGTTGTCACCCACTTAAGAGAACCATTCGCTCAGTAACCAGGTAGGCCGAACAGCCCGCATATCACGTCTGTTGTAACAATAACAAAAGGAGCCCCCTCCAAAGGGATTAAACTCTCGGTAGAAGGACCTTCCTAAACTAGCGCTAAGTCAGTCCGTTCCAGCATCTCGAGTCAGTCTGTTCTAACATTCCGAACCACGCTGTTGTAACGCTTGAACGGTCACTGTGTTGGATTTCTGCAATAAGTCTCATTGTCGCATACGAAGTCCTATTTTCTTCACCCTATTCGTGAAAGAATCATTTCGTTCGAAccgcgacgcgaggagatcaccAGCGATCCGTTAATTTCGCGATCTTTTGTGTCTCCGAAGTGACACTGTCGCTTACGTTAGTTTGATTTGAGGCTCACTCTATACCCCGCTGCCTGACCTGACCGATTTTCGTTCGTGTCAGGAGATTTGCTCGTGCACAGTGATATTTCAGCCGATCTTTAGTTGTAagtaactaaaaaataaagcCTCAAacgcaattttttttatttttgattttcattttattttaccttcaAGAATTTGTAAACAAATACTCTTGTCACGTCTCGCGCTCCATACAAGCCATGACGTGATACGTCTTAAAGGGATAAGAGATACGAAGCGTACAAATACTTCAATatcacataaaatataaacaagtACACAACAttattattgaacaaaattaaaatctaagAATATC
It encodes the following:
- the LOC132915367 gene encoding putative fatty acyl-CoA reductase CG5065 — its product is MDTVNKENENAMNKGLNTLDEFYAGSGILVTGVTGFLGTGLLEKLMRVCPRIAAICILIRAKTNETIEQRFKKIMDDPIYDGIKAKHPSVLSRVYPVKGDVSLPDLGLSQDDRNLLLEKVNIVFHAAATVRFNEPLHVAVNVNTKGTARVIELWNELRHPVSTAYSNANLDEIEEKVYTTNLNPPAVINMCDKLDETSIKLIENSILKTYPNTYTFSKNLAEQIVASNSKHLPVAIVRPSIIGASLKEPYPGWIQNISGITGSFLLIGKGCATAIRGRRDARLDVVPVDFVVDTIICTAWHVTLHRDHEVKVYNCTSNAYPFTIIDATIKCNIETPLNDTLWYPGCPIIANKHIYNVLSVIPHVLPAFVIDIFLRFQGSKPILMKLLKSGNKPFTSLQYFILYEWTFQRDNCSNLARKVKMLNDSDMVKLDLEDMDWDKYVAVYLMGIRKFILKQDFKSTGRQRLSRLYWINQITKISSMVMLLWIILCIEY